The genomic DNA TGGTGGCCGCGGGGCAGCTATTCCGCATCCCACTGGTGCGCGCAATCGCCTCGCCATTCCAGTCGGCGTGGATCGTCCAGGACGCTTTCCGGATCGGCTACTCCGGCGGCCTCCACGAACACGATGAGGTCGTGGTCGGAGTGCGCCAGACCAAGGATCCTCTCGCGGCCATGGCGGCGCAGCATCACAAGCCGGCCGCCAGACGCTGACAGCCGGTGCACAACCACCAGCGCACCCTCCACAGCAACAAGACTCCCCCACAGGGAACCACCCGACCAGCCAGGGCCCGGCAGGGCACTCGGGCGGGCGCGTCTCCCTCGTGCTTCTCGCGCCCCCTGTCCGTCCGCGCCCTCGGAGGCTGGCTGCGTCGGCCCCGGGTACTGGTGACGGCGACCTGCCCGGAGCACCTGTGGTGCCTATCGTGAAGGCACATGATCCGCATGGCGTCGTGGGCAGGGGCATCATGAACACATCCGGGATCGACTACGAGGCGGTATTCCAGGCGCTGCCGAGCGCGGTGGCCCTGTTCACCACGGACCTGGTGTATGCCGACGTCAATGAGGCGTTCCTGAACAGCATGGGGCGCACCCGTGAGCAGGTGGTAGGCCGCCACCTGTCTGATGCCTTCCCCGACGACCCCGAGGATCCCGCCGTGACCGGCATGCGCAAGCTGCGGGACTCGCTGCGGTGGGTGGCTGCCACCGGGGAGCGCGACGTTATGACGCTGCACCGCTACGACGTGGAGTACCCGGACCGGCCCGGGGTGTGGCAGGAGCGGCACTGGAGTCCGGTCAACGTCCCCGTCTTCGGCCCGGACGGGCGGGTGGCGCTGCTGCTGCACCGGGAGAAGGACATCACCGATCTGGTCTACACCCTCAGCGGCCGAGGCAGCGGTGAGCGGCCGACGGTACTGGAAGCCGAGCTGTACACCCGCGCCGGGGAACTGCAGGAGGTCAACGAACGGCTGCGCGCGGCCCACTCCCACGAACGCGAAGTCGCCCTTCGCCTGCAAGAGGCGATGCTGCCCACCACCGCTGTAAGACATCACCGCGCAGCAGTGCGCTACCGCCCCGCGGTCGGGGGACTGAACGTGTGCGGGGACTGGTACGACCTCGTCGACCTGCCTGGCGACCGCATCGCGGTAGCCGTCGGCGACGTCGTCGGCTGCGGCCTGACCGCCGCCTGCGTCATGGGCCAGCTCCGCAGCGCCCTCAGCGCCGCTTGTCGCGTTGCCGACGGCCCCGCCCAAGCCCTGGAAGCCCTCGGCCTGTACGCCCGATCCGTCGACGGCGCGGAATCGACCACAGCCATCCTGGCCGTCATCGACGGCCACAACCGCACCATCGCCTACAGCAGCGCGGGCCACCTCCCACCGGCCCTGCTGCACCCCGACGGCACCGTGGACTTCCTCGACCAGGCCACCGACCCCCCACTCGGCGCCCGCCCCGAACTCGCCCCCCGCCCCCAGGCCGAGACCACGTTCACCGAAGGCGCCACCCTCGTCCTGTACACCGACGGACTGATCGAACGCCGCCACGAAGACATCGATACCGGCCTGACCCGGCTTGCCGACGCCCTCACCCGCCACCAGGGAGCCGACCCCGAAACCCTCGCCGACGCCCTCCTGGCCGATCTGACCCCACCCGCCGGTGCCACCGACGACACCGCCCTCGTCGTCCTCCGCCTGTA from Streptomyces sp. NBC_01707 includes the following:
- a CDS encoding SpoIIE family protein phosphatase encodes the protein MNTSGIDYEAVFQALPSAVALFTTDLVYADVNEAFLNSMGRTREQVVGRHLSDAFPDDPEDPAVTGMRKLRDSLRWVAATGERDVMTLHRYDVEYPDRPGVWQERHWSPVNVPVFGPDGRVALLLHREKDITDLVYTLSGRGSGERPTVLEAELYTRAGELQEVNERLRAAHSHEREVALRLQEAMLPTTAVRHHRAAVRYRPAVGGLNVCGDWYDLVDLPGDRIAVAVGDVVGCGLTAACVMGQLRSALSAACRVADGPAQALEALGLYARSVDGAESTTAILAVIDGHNRTIAYSSAGHLPPALLHPDGTVDFLDQATDPPLGARPELAPRPQAETTFTEGATLVLYTDGLIERRHEDIDTGLTRLADALTRHQGADPETLADALLADLTPPAGATDDTALVVLRL